The Rhodococcus antarcticus DNA segment AACCGGGTGCGCGAGCCTCGCGCGCCGCTGAACCGCGTCGTGACCGAACACCTCAAGGAGATCTGAACCTCGTGGCTGTCAAGATCAAGCTCATGCGTCTCGGCAAGATCCGTGCCCCCCACTACCGGATCGTCGTCGCCGACGCGCGCACCCGCCGCAACGGCCGCGCCATCGAGACCATCGGCAAGTACCACCCGAAGGAGGAGCCGAGCCTCATCGAGGTCGACTCCGAGCGGGCGCAGTACTGGCTGGGTGTGGGTGCCCAGGCCACCGAGCCTGTCGAGAGCCTGCTGAAGATCACGGGCGACTGGCAGAAGTTCAAGGGCCTGCCGGGCTCCGAGGGCACCCTCCGCGTCAAGGAGGTCGGTGCCTCCAAGCTGGAGCTGTTCCAGGCCGCACTCGCGCAGGCTGGTGACGAGCCCTCCGGTGCCGCCACCACGCCCAAGAAGAAGACGGCCAAGAAGGCCGACGACGCCCCGGCAGCGGCCGAGAAGCCCGCCGCCAAGGCCGACGACGCGCCTGCCGCCAAGGCCGATGACGCGCCTGCCGCCAAGGCCGACGACGCGCCCGCTGCCAAGGCCGACGACGCGCCTGCCGCCAAGGCCGACGACGCGCCCGCCGCCAAGGCCGATGACGCGCCTGCCGCCACCGACACTGCTGCGCCCGCCGGGGCCGACGCGAAGTGAGCGAGGTCGTCGACGCCGTGGAGCACCTGGTCCGCGGCATCGTCGCCAACCCGGACGAGGTCCGGGTGGAGATGGTCACCGGTCGTCGGGGTCGCACCATCGAGGTCCACGTGCACCCCGAGGACCTCGGCAAGGTGATCGGCCGTGGTGGTCGCACCGCCACGGCTCTGCGCACCCTGGTCGCCGGTGTCGGTGGCCGTGGGGTGCGGGTCGACGTGGTCGACACGGACGGCTAGACACCAACCCCGAGGAGGCACGTGGAGCTCGTCACCGGGCGCGTCGCGCGCTCGCACGGCGTCCACGGCGAGCTCGTCGTCGACGTCCGCACGGACGACCCCGAGGACCGCTTCGCCGTGGGCACCGTCCTGCACGCCCGCCGACCGCGGGAGCGCGAGACCACCGACCACGAGGTCACGGCCGTCCGGAGCCACTCCGGGCGGCTCCTCGTGCGGCTGGCCGGTGTCGACGACCGGGCCACGGCGGACGGGCTGCGCGGGCTGCTGTTCGTCGTCGACCACTCCGAGCTCCCGCCCTCGGCGGACCCGGACGAGTTCTACGACCACGAGCTCGTGGGCCTGCGGGTCGAGCTCACCGACGGCACGGAGGTCGGCACGGTCCTCGACGTGCTGCACGGTGCCGCCGGGGAGCTGCTCTCCGTGCGACCGACCGGCCGGTCCGAGGGCGAGCACCTCGTCCCCTTCGTCGCGGCCATCGTCACGTCGGTCGACCGCACGACGGGCACGGTCGTCATCGACCCGCCCGACGGCCTGCTGGAACCCTGAACGTGCAGCTCGACGTCGTCACGATCTTCCCGGAGTACCTCGAGCCGCTGCGCGCAGCGCTTCTCGGCCGGGCCGCCGAGCGCGGACTGGTGCGGGTGGGCGTGCACGACCTGCGTCGCTGGACCCACGACGTGCACCAGGCCGTCGACGACTCGCCGTACGGCGGTGGCCCCGGGATGGTCATGAAGGCCACCGTGTGGGGCGACGCGCTCGACGAGGTGTGCGCGGGTGACCCGGCTCCGCTGGTGGTGGTACCGAGCCCGGCGGGGGAGCCGTTCACCCAGGCTCTGGCCCACGAGTGGGCGGCCGAGACCCGCATCGTCTTCGCGTGCGGGCGCTACGAGGGCATCGACCAGCGGGTGCTCGACGACGCCGCCCGCCGCCACCGGGTGCGCGAGGTGTCCCTGGGCGACTACGTGCTCATCGGCGGCGAGGCCGCGGTGCTCGTCATGGTCGAGGCCGTGGTCCGGCTGCTGCCCGGGGTGCTGGGCAACGCCGCCTCCCACGAGCAGGACTCGTTCTCCGACGGGCTGCTGGAGGGCCCGGCCTACACGCGCCCGGAGACCTGGCGTGGCCTCGCCGTGCCCGAGGTGCTGCGCAGCGGGGACCACGCCCGGATCGCGGCCTGGCGCCGGGCCGAGTCGCTGCTGCGGACGGCGGCGCGCCGCCCCGACCTGCTCGCCGGGGTGGAGCTGGACGACCGCGATCGCGCAGTGCTGGCCGAGGCAGGTTCTGCCGACGACCCCGCGTCTGGCACACTGGACCAGTTGCCTGGGGCGCCCGCGCCCCGGTGAGCATCGTCTCGGTCCCACTCGTTCGACCCCCAGCAGGAGCACGAACGCTGCGCGCCACGTCGCCGAGCGTTCCTCTGCTCACGTGATCACGCAAGGACGGTAGACACATGAACACCCTGGACGCCCTGGACAACCAGTCGCTGCGCAGCGACATCCCCGACTTCCGCCCCGGTGACACCCTCAACGTGCACGTGCGCGTCATCGAGGGCACCCGTGAGCGCGTGCAGGTCTTCAAGGGCGTCGTGATCCGTCGCCAGGGTGGCGGCGTGCGCGAGACCTTCACCGTCCGCAAGGTCTCCTTCGGCGTCGGCGTCGAGCGCACCTTCCCCCTGCACACCCCGAACATCTCGGTCATCGAGGTCGCGACCCGGGGCGACGTCCGCCGCGCCAAGCTCTACTACCTGCGCGACCTGCGCGGCAAGGCCGCCAAGATCAAGGAGAAGCGCTGAGCGCTCGGCCCCCCGGTCCGTCCCTGTGGGGCGCCTGCAGATCCTGCGGGCGCCTCGCCGCTAACCTGATCGGGTGCCGGACGACGTGAGTGACAACCCCACCCGAGACGGCAGCGTCGAACCCGAGTCGCCCGTCGAGGCCCCCGCGGCACCGCCCCGGTCCAGACGGAAGAAGGCTCCGCAGCGATCCTTCCTGAAGGAGCTGCCGATCCTGCTCTTCGTCGCCCTGGTGCTCAGCTTCGTGATCCAGACCTTCCTGGCCCGGGTGTACGTCATTCCCTCGGAGTCCATGGAACCCACCCTGCTGGGCTGCTCCGGCTGCGGGATCACCAACGACCGCATCGTGGTCGACAAGGTCGGCTACCGCTTCAGCGATCCGCGCGCGGGCGATGTCGTGGTGTTCAAGGGCCCCGACTCCTGGTCCAGCGAGTTCTCCTCCAACCAGTCGGGCAACGTCCTCGTCCGCGGACTGCAGCAGGTCGGCGCCGTGGTGGGGCTGGCCCCGCCGAACGAGCGCGACTTCGTCAAGCGGGTCATCGCCACCGGCGGTCAGACGGTCACCTGCTGCGACGCCCAGGGCGACGTGCAGGTGGACGGGGCCCCGCTCACCGAGCCGTACGTGGTGAACGACTTCCCCTTCGTGCCCGGGACGCTGGACTGCACCACTCCCGCCGTGTCCGGCCGTTGCTTCGCGCCGGTGACGGTGCCCGAGGGCCACCTCTGGATGATGGGCGACAACCGCAACAACTCCGCCGACTCGCGGTACCACGTGGGGGACGCCGCCCGTGGGACCGTCCCGGTGGGCAACGTCGTCGGCAAGGCCAGGATCATCATCGTGCCGGTCTCCCGGTGGCAGCTCGTGGACTCCCCGCAGATCAACCCCACCGCCTCGGCGCTGGGCGCCCCCACACTGCCGGACACCACGCCCGCACTGCTCGGGGCTCTCGTCCTGGTGCCCGGACTCCGGCGCCTGCGCGGCTGCGCCATCGATCCGACACCGGGTGGCCCCGCGACCGGGGCGGCACCGCGTGACCCCGCCCCGGGGCGCCGCCGCCGGTCGTGAGCCGCACCTGGCCGCCCCGTGTCGTGGTCCGCTCGGCGGCGGGTCTGCGCACCCTCGAGTCCACCCTGCAGCGCAGCGGGCTCGGACCCGTCGCCGGTGCCGACGAGGCGGGCCGCGGGGCGTGCGCGGGGCCGCTCGTGGTGGCTGCGTGCGTGCTGCCGCCCCGGCCCGTGCCCGCGCTGGAGGGCCTCACCGACTCCAAGCTGCTTCGCGAGTCCGAGCGCGAGAGGCTGTTCCCCCTGGTGCTGCGGCACGCCGTGGCCAGCTGCGTCGTGGTGGTGCCGGCGCAGGAGGTCGACGCCCTGGGCATCCACGTGGTGAACATCGAGGGCATGCGCCGCGCGGTCGCCGGGCTGTCCGTGGCGCCCGGCTACGTGCTGCTCGACGGGTTCCGGGTGCCCGGCCTGCCCGCGCCCTCGCTGCCCGTCATCGGCGGCGACGCCGCCGCCGCCTGCATCGCCGCCGCGAGCGTGCTGGCCAAGGTGACCCGCGACCGGATCATGGTGGTGATGGACACCGAGGTGCCCGGCTACGAGCTGGCGGTGCACAAGGGGTACTCCACCCCGGCGCACCTGGCGGCGCTGGCCCGGCTGGGTCCGAGCCGCCAGCACCGGTTCTCCTACGTGAACGTGCGCACGGCGGCAGCCCGTGCGGATGCAGCGCGCGGGGCCCCGCTCCACGCCGACCGGGCCCGCGCGTCCTGAGCTCACGGGCTGCGGACCTACACTCGCGCACGTGAGCGACAGCAGCGCAGCACCTGACATCAAGCCCCGCAGCCGGGTCGTCACCGACGGCATCGAGGCGACCACCAGCCGGGGCATGCTCCGCGCCGTCGGGATGGGCGACGACGACTGGGTCAAGCCCCAGATCGGCATCGCCAGCTCCTGGAACGAGATCACCCCCTGCAACCTCTCGCTGGACCGTCTGGCGAAGGCAGCCAAGGAGGGCGTCCACTCCGGCGGGGGCTACCCGCTGCAGTTCGGCACCATCTCGGTCTCCGACGGCATCTCGATGGGCCACGAGGGCATGCACTTCTCCCTGGTCTCCCGCGAGGTCATCGCCGACTCGGTCGAGACCGTCATGATGGCGGAGCGCCTGGACGGCTCCGTCCTGCTCGCGGGCTGCGACAAGTCGCTGCCCGGCATGCTCATGGCCGCCGCCCGCCTCGACCTGGCCTCGGTGTTCCTCTACGCCGGCACCATCGCCCCCGGCTGGGTGAAGCTCAGCGACGGCACCGAGAAGGACGTCACCATCATCGACTCGTTCGAGGCGGTCGGGGCGTGCAAGGCCGGGACGATGAGCCTGGACGACCTGGGCCGCATCGAGCGGGCGATCTGCCCGGGCGAGGGGGCTTGCGGCGGCATGTACACCGCCAACACCATGGCCTCGGTGGCCGAGGCGCTGGGGATGAGCCTGCCCGGATCGGCCTCCCCGCCCTCGGCCGACCGTCGCCGGGACAACTTCGCGCACCTCTCCGGCGAGGCCGTCGTGGAGATGCTGCGCCGGGGGATCACCGCCCGGGACATCCTGACCAAGCCGGCCTTCGAGAACGCCATCGCCGTGGCCATGGCCCTCGGCGGCTCCACCAACGTGGTCCTGCACCTGCTCGCCATCGCCCGCGAGGCCGAGGTCGACCTGACCCTGGAGGACTTCAACCGGATCGGCGACAAGGTTCCGCACATCGGCAACCTGAAGCCGTTCGGCCGCTTCGTGATGAACGACGTGGACCGCAACGGGGGCATCCCCGTGGTGATGCGGGCCCTGCTGGACGCCGGCCTGCTGCACGGGGACGCCCTCACCGTGACCGGTCGCACCGTCGCCGAGAACCTGGCCTTGATCAACCCGCCGGACCCCGACGGCAGCGTGCTCCGGAAGCTGTCGGACCCGATCCACGCCACCGGCGGGATCAGCATCCTCACGGGCTCGCTCGCCCCCGAGGGTGCCGTGGTCAAGACGGCCGGCTTCGACCTCGACGTGTTCGAGGGACCCGCCCGGGTCTTCGAGCGCGAGCGCGCAGCCATGGACGCCCTGACCGCCGGCGAGATCCAGGCCGGCGACGTCGTGGTGATCCGCTACGAGGGGCCCAAGGGCGGACCGGGCATGCGGGAGATGCTGGCCATCACCGCGGCCATCAAGGGCGCGGGCCTGGGCAAGGACGTGCTCCTGCTCACCGACGGTCGCTTCTCCGGGGGCACCACGGGGCTGTGCATCGGCCACGTCGCCCCCGAGGCCGCCGACGGCGGGCCCATCGCCCTCGTCCAGGACGGCGACCGCGTCCGGGTGGTCGTGGCGGACAGGACGATCGACCTGCTCGTCGACGACGCGGAGCTGGACAGGCGTCGCGAGGGCTGGGCACCCCTGCCTCCCCGCTACACCCGCGGTGTGCTGGCCAAGTACGCCGCGCTGGTCGGCTCGGCGGCCCACGGCGCCGTCACGGGCTGAGGCACGTGATGATGGGCCGCGGCCACGCAGCGACGACGGGACAGGGGTGCGACACCGATGAGCGCTGAGGAGCTCGAGAAGTACGAGACCGAGATGGAGCTCAGCCTCTACCGCGAGTACCGCGACATCGTCAGCCAGTTCACCTACGTGGTGGAGACGGAGCGTCGGTTCTACCTGGCGAACTCCGTCGACGTGCAGCCGCGCAACGCTGACGGCGAGGTCTACTTCGAGCTGAAGATGACCGACGCCTGGGTCTGGGACATGTACCGACCCGCCCGGTTCGTCAAGCAGGTCAAGGTCATCACCTTCAAGGACGTCAACGTCGAGGAGCTCGACAAGCCCGACCTGCGACTGCCTGAGGACGGTCCCTTCCGCGGGTAGCACCACGCCCCGACGGTTCGGCCGTCGGGGCCTGTCGTGGTGACGGTTGTCCACAGAGCCGCGAGCTGTCCACAGCGAGGACCGGCAGCGGCGGCCCGGTGGGCGCGCACCGGCACAGTCGGGTCCCTCGGTGGCCGGACCTGCGGCTGCCCCGCACGAGGTCCGAGGCCAGCCGTGGCAACCGCACCACCTCCGGGCGCACCCAGCGCCCCCGCCCCGCCGAACCCGCGCGCCGTGCTCGGCGCCCGCGGCGAGCAGATCGCCGTCGAGCACCTCACGGGACAAGGCCTGGTGGTCCTGGACCGCAACTGGCGCTGCCGTGAGGGCGAGCTCGACGTGGTCGCCACCGACGGGGCCACCGTCGTCGTGGTGGAGGTGAAGACGCGGACCGGGACCGGCTACGGCACCCCCGAGGAGTCCGTGACCCCCCGCAAGCTCGCCCGCATCCGTCGGGTCACGCAGCGCTGGCTCTCCGAGCACCGGGTGGGCTGGGTCGAGGTGCGCTTCGACGTGGTGGCCGTGCTGGTGGACCGCCGCACCGGTACCGCCCAGGTCACCCACCTGCGCGGGGTGTTCTGATGGCGCTCGGACGAGCGCACTCGGTGGCCGTCGCAGGGGTCGACGGCGTGCTCGTGGAGATCGAGGCCGACCTCGGTCAGGGGCTGCCCGGCGTGCACATCGTGGGCCTGCCCGACACGGCGCTGCAGGAGTCCCGCGACCGGGTGCGGGCGGCGGTGACGAACTCGGGCGAGACCTGGCCGTCGCGGCGCACGACCCTCGCGCTCTCGCCGGCGACCCTGCCCAAGGTCGGCTCGGTCTACGACCTGGCCCTCGCGTGCGCCGTGCTGTGCGCGGCCGGTTCCGTGCCGCAGGCGCCGCTGGCCGGGGCGGTGCTGCTCGGAGAGCTCGCGCTCGACGGGCGCCTTCGCCCGGTGCGTGGGGTGCTGCCCGCCCTGCTCGCCGCTCGCAACGCGGGGTGGGCGCGCGCGGTGGTGCCGGCCGACTCCCTCGCCGAGGCCTCGCTGGTGCACGGAATCGAGGTGCTGGGCGCTCGACGGCTGCTCGACGTGCTCGTCTGGGCACGGGGGTTCGGAGACCTGCTGGTGCCGGGGCCGTGCGTCCTGCCGCCCGAGGAGGACCTCGTCGACCTGGGCGACGTGGTGGGCCAGGGTGAGGCCCGCTGGGCGGTGGAGGTGGCCGCGGCCGGTGCGCACCACCTGCTGCTCACCGGCCCGCCGGGCACGGGCAAGACGATGCTGGCCCAGCGTCTGCCGGGCCTGCTGCCCCCGCTGGGTGAGCAGGACGCGCTGGAGGTCACGGCCATCCACTCCGTGGCGGGGTTGCTCACCGCGGAGCGACCGCTCATCTCCCGGCCGGCCTTCGTGGCCCCGCACCACACGAGCTCGGTGACGGCGCTGGTGGGGGGCGGCAGTGGCTGGGCGCGTCCGGGAGCGGTCAGCCGCGCCCACCGGGGGGTGCTGTTCCTCGACGAGTGCCCCGAGTTCGGCTCCCGGGCCCTGGAGGCGCTGCGCACCCCGATCGAGGACGGCGAGGTGCGCATCGCCCGGCGGGACGGCGTGGCGCGCTACCCGGCACGGTTCCAGCTGGTGCTCGCCGCCAACCCGTGTCCGTGCGCCCCGCCCCGGGAGACGGAGTGCGTGTGCCCGCCCACCGCGCGTCGCCGGTACCTCGGTCGGCTGTCCGGTCCGCTGCTCGACCGGGTGGACCTGCGGGTGCGGATGCGTCCGCTCGCCTCCGCCGCGCTCACCGACGCCACGGCCGAGGACTCCGCCGCCGTGCGGGCCCGGGTGGCCACCGCCCGGGAGGCCGCCGCACTGCGGTGGGCCGAGCACGGCTGGCGCACCAATGCCGAGGTTCCGGGTCCGGCCCTTCGCCAGCGCTTCCGCCTCGGCCGCGCCGCGCTCGTCCCGCTCGAGAGGGCCCTGCGGACCGGAGACGTCACCGCACGCGGAGCGGACCGGGCCCTGCGGGTGGCGTGGACGCTGAGCGACCTCGTCGGCGCCACTGCACCCGGCCGCGAACAGGTGGGCGCCGCGCTCGAGTTCCGCGACCGGCGGTCGGTGTGAGCGCCCCCACGGCCGCGGGCAGACAGGCGTGGGCCTACCTGTCCAGGGTGGTCGAGGCACCCACCGCTGCACTGCACGCCCTGCTGGCCGAGCACGGGGCCGAGCGTGCCGCCGCCCTCGTCCGCACCCGGCAGGTACCCCCGGGGCTGCGAAGGAGCACCGAGGCGCGACACCACCTCGACACCGCCGAGGCCGACCTGGCCCGGGCCGGGGCGCTCGGCGGACGGCTGGTCACCCCGGAGGACGCGGAGTGGCCGGGGTGGAAGCTGCACCCCTTCGCGACGACCGTGCCAGCCCCGCGCCAGGTGCCGGTGCTGCCCGTCGCGCTGTGGGTGCGGGGCCCGGCCCGGCTCGACGAGGTCACCGACCGGGCGG contains these protein-coding regions:
- a CDS encoding RNA-binding protein translates to MSEVVDAVEHLVRGIVANPDEVRVEMVTGRRGRTIEVHVHPEDLGKVIGRGGRTATALRTLVAGVGGRGVRVDVVDTDG
- the rimM gene encoding ribosome maturation factor RimM (Essential for efficient processing of 16S rRNA) — translated: MELVTGRVARSHGVHGELVVDVRTDDPEDRFAVGTVLHARRPRERETTDHEVTAVRSHSGRLLVRLAGVDDRATADGLRGLLFVVDHSELPPSADPDEFYDHELVGLRVELTDGTEVGTVLDVLHGAAGELLSVRPTGRSEGEHLVPFVAAIVTSVDRTTGTVVIDPPDGLLEP
- the trmD gene encoding tRNA (guanosine(37)-N1)-methyltransferase TrmD, producing MQLDVVTIFPEYLEPLRAALLGRAAERGLVRVGVHDLRRWTHDVHQAVDDSPYGGGPGMVMKATVWGDALDEVCAGDPAPLVVVPSPAGEPFTQALAHEWAAETRIVFACGRYEGIDQRVLDDAARRHRVREVSLGDYVLIGGEAAVLVMVEAVVRLLPGVLGNAASHEQDSFSDGLLEGPAYTRPETWRGLAVPEVLRSGDHARIAAWRRAESLLRTAARRPDLLAGVELDDRDRAVLAEAGSADDPASGTLDQLPGAPAPR
- the rplS gene encoding 50S ribosomal protein L19 — encoded protein: MNTLDALDNQSLRSDIPDFRPGDTLNVHVRVIEGTRERVQVFKGVVIRRQGGGVRETFTVRKVSFGVGVERTFPLHTPNISVIEVATRGDVRRAKLYYLRDLRGKAAKIKEKR
- a CDS encoding ribonuclease HII — protein: MSRTWPPRVVVRSAAGLRTLESTLQRSGLGPVAGADEAGRGACAGPLVVAACVLPPRPVPALEGLTDSKLLRESERERLFPLVLRHAVASCVVVVPAQEVDALGIHVVNIEGMRRAVAGLSVAPGYVLLDGFRVPGLPAPSLPVIGGDAAAACIAAASVLAKVTRDRIMVVMDTEVPGYELAVHKGYSTPAHLAALARLGPSRQHRFSYVNVRTAAARADAARGAPLHADRARAS
- the ilvD gene encoding dihydroxy-acid dehydratase → MQRAGPRSTPTGPARPELTGCGPTLAHVSDSSAAPDIKPRSRVVTDGIEATTSRGMLRAVGMGDDDWVKPQIGIASSWNEITPCNLSLDRLAKAAKEGVHSGGGYPLQFGTISVSDGISMGHEGMHFSLVSREVIADSVETVMMAERLDGSVLLAGCDKSLPGMLMAAARLDLASVFLYAGTIAPGWVKLSDGTEKDVTIIDSFEAVGACKAGTMSLDDLGRIERAICPGEGACGGMYTANTMASVAEALGMSLPGSASPPSADRRRDNFAHLSGEAVVEMLRRGITARDILTKPAFENAIAVAMALGGSTNVVLHLLAIAREAEVDLTLEDFNRIGDKVPHIGNLKPFGRFVMNDVDRNGGIPVVMRALLDAGLLHGDALTVTGRTVAENLALINPPDPDGSVLRKLSDPIHATGGISILTGSLAPEGAVVKTAGFDLDVFEGPARVFERERAAMDALTAGEIQAGDVVVIRYEGPKGGPGMREMLAITAAIKGAGLGKDVLLLTDGRFSGGTTGLCIGHVAPEAADGGPIALVQDGDRVRVVVADRTIDLLVDDAELDRRREGWAPLPPRYTRGVLAKYAALVGSAAHGAVTG
- a CDS encoding DUF2469 domain-containing protein, with the translated sequence MSAEELEKYETEMELSLYREYRDIVSQFTYVVETERRFYLANSVDVQPRNADGEVYFELKMTDAWVWDMYRPARFVKQVKVITFKDVNVEELDKPDLRLPEDGPFRG
- a CDS encoding YraN family protein; amino-acid sequence: MLGARGEQIAVEHLTGQGLVVLDRNWRCREGELDVVATDGATVVVVEVKTRTGTGYGTPEESVTPRKLARIRRVTQRWLSEHRVGWVEVRFDVVAVLVDRRTGTAQVTHLRGVF
- a CDS encoding YifB family Mg chelatase-like AAA ATPase, which gives rise to MALGRAHSVAVAGVDGVLVEIEADLGQGLPGVHIVGLPDTALQESRDRVRAAVTNSGETWPSRRTTLALSPATLPKVGSVYDLALACAVLCAAGSVPQAPLAGAVLLGELALDGRLRPVRGVLPALLAARNAGWARAVVPADSLAEASLVHGIEVLGARRLLDVLVWARGFGDLLVPGPCVLPPEEDLVDLGDVVGQGEARWAVEVAAAGAHHLLLTGPPGTGKTMLAQRLPGLLPPLGEQDALEVTAIHSVAGLLTAERPLISRPAFVAPHHTSSVTALVGGGSGWARPGAVSRAHRGVLFLDECPEFGSRALEALRTPIEDGEVRIARRDGVARYPARFQLVLAANPCPCAPPRETECVCPPTARRRYLGRLSGPLLDRVDLRVRMRPLASAALTDATAEDSAAVRARVATAREAAALRWAEHGWRTNAEVPGPALRQRFRLGRAALVPLERALRTGDVTARGADRALRVAWTLSDLVGATAPGREQVGAALEFRDRRSV